The Dunckerocampus dactyliophorus isolate RoL2022-P2 chromosome 16, RoL_Ddac_1.1, whole genome shotgun sequence genome includes a window with the following:
- the LOC129168790 gene encoding claudin-4-like, with product MASMGMQMLASALCLLGWVGIIISCLLPMWRVTAFVGSTIVTSQTIWEGIWMNCVVQSTGQIQCKPYESLLALSADLQAARALIVLAIVTGAAGLILAFVGGKCTRFMDDERPGSKGRVAVAAGAVLIVTGLLCLIPTSWAAGAVVRKFYSAAIDAQRREIGACLYIGWGASILLILGGGLFISSTCPLKAHDADKSPSVRYLVVRSSNGSNRPGSQHNRIPAAKPAGAVFNRPPGYEGTSAKSEPPARTTWTDGPEPGLRQGSERSWAPSTKSQLKRQDSAPSEQSEALSTKSQLQRAELDQTLDSTKSEHEDASANPSKTYI from the coding sequence ATGGCGTCCATGGGCATGCAGATGCTGGCCAGCGCCCTCTGCCTGCTGGGCTGGGTGGGCATCATCATCAGCTGCCTGCTGCCCATGTGGAGGGTGACGGCCTTCGTGGGCAGCACCATCGTCACCTCGCAGACCATCTGGGAGGGCATCTGGATGAACTGCGTGGTCCAGAGCACGGGGCAGATCCAGTGCAAGCCCTACGAGTCGCTCCTGGCGCTCAGCGCCGACCTGCAGGCCGCCCGAGCGCTGATCGTACTCGCCATCGTGACTGGCGCCGCGGGCCTCATCCTGGCCTTTGTTGGGGGGAAGTGCACCCGCTTCATGGATGACGAGCGGCCCGGGTCCAAAGGGAGAGTGGCGGTGGCGGCGGGGGCGGTGCTGATCGTCACAGGATTACTGTGTTTGATTCCCACCTCGTGGGCGGCTGGCGCTGTGGTCAGGAAATTCTACAGTGCTGCCATTGATGCTCAGCGCCGGGAGATTGGTGCGTGCTTGTACATCGGCTGGGGGGCATCCATCTTGCTCATCCTTGGAGGGGGATTGTTCATCAGCTCCACGTGCCCCCTCAAAGCGCACGACGCTGACAAGAGCCCATCGGTTCGATACCTGGTGGTCCGTTCCTCAAACGGGTCCAACAGGCCCGGCTCACAGCACAACAGGATACCAGCAGCTAAGCCAGCCGGGGCGGTTTTCAACCGGCCTCCGGGCTACGAGGGGACCTCCGCAAAGTCTGAGCCGCCTGCCAGGACCACTTGGACAGACGGACCTGAGCCAGGTCTCAGACAAGGGTCCGAGAGGTCCTGGGCCCCCTCAACCAAGTCTCAGTTGAAGCGACAGGACTCGGCACCATCGGAGCAAAGCGAGGCTCTGTCCACCAAGTCTCAGCTGCAGCGGGCTGAGCTGGACCAGACTTTAGACTCGACCAAGAGTGAACACGAGGACGCGTCTGCCAACCCATCAAAGACGTACATCTGA